A part of Paenibacillus donghaensis genomic DNA contains:
- a CDS encoding S66 family peptidase has product MRADKLQMGDEIRVIAPSRSLGILSEELCQIAKQRLEALGFQVSFSKHALDRDEFDSSSVEARAQDLHQAFADPSVKAILTTIGGYNSNQLLKYIDYSLVAANPKRLCGYSDITALSNAIYARTELITYSGPHFSTFGMLRGNEYTLEYFNKLMIGNEKVKVEPSPYWSDDMWFVDQENRNFIPNPGPYAIHDGEAEGRIIGGNLGTLNLLQGTEFMPSLKESILFLEDDYESSPATFDRDLQSLLHLPDFEQVRGIVIGRFQRQSQMTKELLHAIIASKKELNDIPVIADVDFGHTSPQITYPVGGTAFVSAYNGAVDLTLSDDIYTNQ; this is encoded by the coding sequence ATGAGAGCGGACAAATTACAGATGGGGGATGAAATTCGAGTCATAGCACCTTCACGCAGTCTGGGCATTCTAAGCGAAGAGCTGTGCCAGATAGCGAAGCAACGTCTGGAAGCGCTCGGTTTTCAGGTTTCTTTTTCTAAGCATGCGCTGGATCGGGATGAATTTGATTCGTCTTCTGTGGAAGCCCGGGCCCAGGACTTGCATCAGGCGTTTGCAGACCCGAGTGTAAAAGCAATTCTAACCACTATCGGCGGCTATAACAGCAACCAGCTGCTGAAATACATTGATTATTCTCTGGTGGCTGCGAATCCTAAACGGCTCTGCGGATACTCTGATATAACGGCTTTGAGCAATGCCATTTATGCCCGCACCGAGTTGATTACTTATTCGGGTCCTCATTTCTCAACGTTTGGCATGCTTCGGGGGAATGAATATACGCTGGAGTATTTCAATAAGCTGATGATCGGCAATGAGAAGGTAAAGGTTGAGCCGTCGCCTTATTGGAGTGATGATATGTGGTTTGTCGATCAGGAGAACCGGAATTTCATACCTAACCCCGGGCCTTATGCCATTCATGACGGCGAAGCTGAGGGACGGATTATCGGTGGAAATCTCGGTACACTGAATTTGCTTCAGGGCACAGAGTTTATGCCTAGTCTGAAGGAGAGCATTCTTTTCTTGGAGGATGACTATGAATCTTCTCCAGCCACGTTTGACCGGGATCTGCAGTCCCTGCTGCATCTGCCTGATTTCGAACAGGTGAGAGGTATCGTTATTGGCAGGTTTCAGCGGCAATCACAGATGACCAAGGAACTGCTGCATGCGATCATCGCATCCAAAAAAGAGTTGAACGATATCCCTGTGATAGCCGATGTTGACTTCGGGCATACCTCTCCGCAAATAACCTATCCGGTCGGTGGAACGGCGTTCGTGAGTGCTTATAATGGAGCCGTAGATCTCACTCTGTCGGACGATATATACACCAACCAATAG
- a CDS encoding glutamate synthase subunit beta has product MSTPTGFMEYKRQLPGDRDPEQRVKDWEEFHHHLSEEELRTQGARCMDCGTPYCHTGIDMAGGTSGCPVHNLIPEWNNLVYRGLWKEALERLHKTNNFPEFTGSICPAPCEGSCTVGLIGQPVTIKTIELAIIDKGFEEGWVIPSPPEKRTGRTVAIVGSGPAGLAAAAQLNKAGHTVTVYERSDRIGGLLTYGIPTMKLDKRVVQRRVDLLAAEGVNFVVNTEIGKDIPAQQLVDEYDAVVLCGGATKARQFNVEGNHLKGVMYAMDYLNGTIKSYLNSNLEDGNYVSAAGKDVIVLGGGDTGSDCVATSLRHGCNSITQFGTHDKAPLERDPLANPWPQFPNVYTLDYAQQEAKALFGDDPREFSIMTTKFVGDDEGNLKELHTVQIRRMVDETGRKIYQPVPGTEAVYPAQLALIAIGFDGPEQDIVQELKLDTDRRTNVKARYGKFNTNVDKVFAAGDMRRGQSLVVWAINEGREAAREVDKYLMGSTVLV; this is encoded by the coding sequence ATGTCTACACCAACAGGTTTTATGGAGTATAAACGCCAGCTCCCGGGTGACCGTGATCCTGAGCAGCGCGTCAAAGATTGGGAAGAGTTTCATCATCATCTATCAGAGGAAGAGCTTCGCACACAAGGTGCCCGTTGTATGGATTGCGGTACTCCATACTGCCATACCGGAATCGACATGGCGGGCGGAACCTCAGGTTGTCCTGTGCATAATCTGATTCCCGAGTGGAACAACCTGGTGTACCGGGGTCTCTGGAAGGAAGCGCTGGAGCGCCTGCACAAGACGAATAACTTCCCTGAATTCACCGGCAGCATCTGTCCTGCGCCTTGTGAAGGTTCCTGTACTGTAGGATTGATTGGTCAGCCGGTCACCATCAAGACGATTGAGCTGGCAATTATCGATAAAGGGTTTGAGGAAGGCTGGGTTATACCATCTCCGCCGGAGAAACGTACAGGCAGAACCGTAGCCATCGTGGGTTCGGGTCCCGCAGGACTGGCAGCGGCAGCACAGCTGAACAAAGCCGGCCATACAGTGACTGTATACGAGCGCAGCGACCGGATCGGCGGATTGCTTACCTACGGCATTCCTACCATGAAGCTGGACAAGAGAGTCGTTCAGCGGCGGGTGGACCTGCTCGCTGCCGAAGGCGTTAACTTCGTGGTGAATACCGAAATCGGCAAGGATATACCGGCTCAGCAGCTCGTTGATGAATATGATGCCGTGGTATTATGCGGAGGAGCTACCAAGGCCCGTCAATTCAATGTCGAAGGCAACCACCTTAAAGGTGTTATGTATGCGATGGATTACCTGAACGGTACGATCAAGAGCTACCTGAACTCCAACCTGGAGGATGGCAACTATGTCTCTGCTGCCGGTAAGGATGTTATCGTATTGGGTGGCGGGGATACGGGCTCTGACTGCGTAGCGACTTCACTGCGTCATGGCTGCAACAGCATTACCCAATTCGGTACCCATGACAAGGCACCGCTGGAGCGTGATCCGCTGGCGAACCCATGGCCGCAATTCCCGAATGTATATACGCTGGATTACGCGCAGCAGGAAGCCAAGGCACTGTTTGGCGATGATCCACGTGAATTCTCAATCATGACCACCAAGTTTGTCGGTGATGATGAAGGCAACCTGAAGGAGCTTCACACCGTGCAGATCCGCCGGATGGTGGATGAGACTGGCCGCAAGATTTACCAGCCTGTACCGGGAACAGAAGCTGTCTATCCGGCTCAGCTTGCTCTGATCGCAATTGGATTTGATGGACCGGAGCAGGATATTGTGCAGGAGTTGAAGCTGGACACAGACCGGCGCACGAATGTGAAGGCGCGCTACGGCAAGTTCAACACCAATGTGGACAAAGTCTTTGCGGCAGGCGATATGCGTCGTGGCCAGAGCCTTGTGGTCTGGGCAATTAATGAAGGACGCGAAGCTGCGCGTGAAGTAGACAAATACCTGATGGGTTCTACGGTGCTTGTATAA
- the lpdA gene encoding dihydrolipoyl dehydrogenase produces the protein MVVGDASLDIDLLVIGAGPGGYVAAIRAAQLGQKVLIVDKSELGGVCLNRGCIPSKALIAAAHQFESAKHGEVFGVTAENVKVDFAKTQEFKNGVVKKMTSGVTSLMKGNKIEVFSGECMFISDTEARVFNDHESPRYRFKHCIIATGSRPIELKPFPFGGRILSSTEALDLPEIPKSMIVIGGGYIGAELGQMYSKFGTKVTIIEGLDTVLPGFDKDMTRLVAKNMAKTGIEIVTNAKAESAVQNDKEVTVKYSVGGESKEVTAEYLLVTVGRRPNTDGELGLDLIGLELDERGLVKVDHQGRTSIPNIFAIGDIVPGLALAHKASYEGKIAAEAIAGHKSVVDYKVIPAVVFTDPECSSVGLTEKEAKEKGYTVKSGKFPFAGNGRAVSLNSPEGFIKIVANSENNLVLGAQIVGIEASNLIAELGLAIEMGATLEDIALTIHAHPTLGEIVMEAAELVEGHPIHIMK, from the coding sequence ATGGTAGTGGGAGATGCTTCACTCGATATTGATTTATTGGTAATTGGTGCAGGCCCTGGCGGTTATGTGGCAGCCATTCGTGCAGCACAGCTGGGCCAGAAGGTTCTGATCGTGGACAAATCGGAGCTCGGCGGTGTATGTTTGAACCGCGGATGTATCCCGTCCAAAGCGCTGATTGCTGCAGCGCATCAGTTCGAATCCGCTAAGCATGGTGAAGTTTTCGGTGTTACAGCTGAGAACGTTAAAGTGGATTTTGCCAAAACTCAAGAGTTCAAAAACGGCGTAGTCAAGAAAATGACCAGCGGCGTAACTAGCCTGATGAAGGGCAACAAAATTGAAGTATTCAGCGGTGAGTGTATGTTCATCAGTGACACGGAAGCGCGTGTATTCAACGACCATGAATCTCCGCGTTACCGTTTCAAGCACTGCATCATCGCAACGGGTTCCCGTCCAATTGAACTCAAGCCTTTCCCATTCGGCGGCCGTATCCTTTCCTCGACCGAAGCGCTTGACTTGCCGGAAATTCCGAAGAGCATGATCGTAATCGGCGGTGGATACATCGGCGCCGAGCTGGGTCAAATGTACTCCAAATTTGGCACTAAAGTAACGATCATCGAAGGCCTGGATACTGTTCTGCCTGGCTTTGACAAGGACATGACTCGTCTGGTAGCCAAGAACATGGCGAAGACTGGCATCGAGATTGTTACCAATGCCAAAGCTGAAAGTGCTGTACAGAACGACAAGGAAGTTACCGTGAAATATTCTGTGGGCGGCGAGTCCAAAGAAGTCACTGCGGAATACCTGCTTGTTACGGTTGGCCGTCGTCCGAATACGGATGGCGAACTGGGTCTGGACCTGATCGGTCTGGAACTCGACGAACGCGGACTGGTTAAAGTTGACCACCAAGGACGCACCAGCATTCCTAACATTTTCGCCATCGGCGATATTGTTCCTGGACTGGCACTGGCTCACAAAGCTTCTTACGAAGGCAAGATTGCTGCTGAGGCGATTGCCGGACACAAATCCGTAGTTGACTACAAAGTCATCCCGGCTGTCGTGTTCACCGATCCTGAGTGTTCCAGCGTAGGTCTGACTGAGAAAGAAGCTAAGGAAAAAGGCTACACCGTGAAGAGCGGCAAGTTCCCGTTCGCCGGCAACGGCCGTGCGGTTTCCTTGAACAGCCCGGAAGGCTTCATCAAGATTGTGGCTAACAGTGAGAACAACCTTGTGCTCGGCGCGCAAATCGTCGGTATTGAAGCTTCCAACCTGATCGCTGAGCTGGGTCTGGCTATTGAAATGGGCGCTACGCTCGAAGATATCGCTCTGACCATCCACGCGCATCCAACCCTTGGCGAAATCGTCATGGAAGCGGCTGAGCTGGTAGAAGGCCACCCGATCCACATTATGAAATAA
- the pdhA gene encoding pyruvate dehydrogenase (acetyl-transferring) E1 component subunit alpha, which yields MSKVPYEVYTEDVETLSVLSPDGEVINKDLLPDLTDDQLKEIMYRMVFTRTWDDRAVNLGRQGRLGFYAPVSGQEATMVGSEYALEKSDFICPGYRDIPQLVWHGLPLYQAFLYSRGHQHGGEIPADVNVLMPQIIIGAQILHATGIAMGFKLKKEKSVAIAYTGDGGSSEGDFYEGLNFAGSFKLPVIFFVQNNGYAITTPFAKQTAAKSIAHKAVAVGIPGIKVDGMDIFAVIRAVQDAAKRARDGEGATLIEAVTYRFRPHSLSDDASKYRSKEEEGQWNEKDPIARLAKYLEKKGLWTDEDTQRVRDEAKATVNEQIKKAEQTAKMTIPGLIDSMFETTPQHLEEQKADFE from the coding sequence ATGAGCAAAGTTCCTTATGAAGTGTATACAGAGGACGTGGAGACTCTTTCCGTGCTTTCGCCGGATGGAGAAGTTATCAACAAAGATCTGCTCCCCGATCTGACTGACGATCAATTGAAAGAAATTATGTACCGTATGGTATTTACTCGTACTTGGGATGACCGTGCTGTGAATCTGGGCCGTCAGGGCCGTCTCGGCTTTTACGCACCAGTATCCGGACAGGAAGCTACAATGGTAGGCAGCGAGTATGCGCTGGAGAAGTCAGATTTCATCTGCCCAGGCTACCGTGACATTCCGCAGCTGGTATGGCATGGACTTCCATTATATCAGGCTTTCCTGTATTCCCGTGGACACCAACACGGTGGTGAAATTCCTGCTGACGTTAATGTACTGATGCCGCAGATTATTATCGGCGCACAGATTCTGCATGCTACGGGGATTGCCATGGGCTTCAAGCTGAAGAAAGAGAAGAGCGTAGCGATTGCCTACACAGGCGACGGCGGTTCTTCGGAAGGCGACTTCTATGAAGGCCTTAACTTTGCCGGATCGTTCAAGCTGCCGGTTATCTTCTTTGTCCAAAATAACGGCTATGCAATCACTACACCATTTGCGAAACAGACTGCTGCCAAATCCATCGCTCACAAAGCGGTTGCTGTCGGCATTCCCGGCATCAAGGTAGACGGCATGGATATCTTCGCTGTTATCCGTGCGGTACAGGACGCTGCCAAGCGTGCCCGCGACGGCGAAGGCGCTACTCTGATCGAAGCTGTAACTTACCGTTTCCGTCCGCATTCCCTTTCCGACGATGCCAGCAAATATCGTTCGAAGGAAGAAGAAGGACAATGGAATGAGAAGGACCCGATTGCCCGTCTTGCCAAGTATTTGGAGAAGAAAGGCCTCTGGACCGATGAAGATACACAGCGCGTAAGAGACGAAGCTAAAGCAACTGTAAATGAGCAGATCAAGAAAGCGGAGCAAACTGCCAAGATGACCATTCCTGGTCTGATCGACAGCATGTTCGAAACGACTCCGCAGCACCTGGAAGAGCAAAAAGCCGATTTTGAATAA
- a CDS encoding methyl-accepting chemotaxis protein, with amino-acid sequence MKNLFERITQALLSRSLQRRMMMIFSIMLILPILSVSYFSYASSKQELELKMQETTRSSVGLLNTTIQEMVGSTERNISQLSQQISSPEVSGKPAEIRTLIELFVKEHPELEILTVGNNNGDWMKAPDPGAQEYDPRTRDWYKASMNNPGEITIIDPFASATTGNYNLYVSKTLTDGQGALTASINLAHLGDVVKQIKLGKDGYIYIADRNHKFVSHPTKKAGEDIAPEVIKLLENGNGEIAYVNPDTGGQMRGFYTTDEATGFIIVGVLATEEFSDASLPILYTGLTVLGIALVAALVLMYLAVRTITKPILVLNRSARRVSEGHLNEQIQIKRKDEIGQLAENYNLMVSSLRGIVVGISETSGQLSASSQELSATTEENSRAVEYVTELVQDSLTGAETQTAAMAETSRAMEEMSSGIQKIAEAAASIVDSSGDTIQDVQTGNLKVEQVSRQMDAIRESTLYSSGLIGQLNGLNAQVSEMSSAISNIAVQTNLLSLNAGIEAARAGEHGRGFAVVATEVRKLADQSKSTAGSIQETIEQMTELINQTYDAIHHRVSADVELGIQVTTEAKEAFSSIKQSTSKISGQIHDISAITEQMSAGAEEIAASVQEIADISRTTSDAFQSVTAATEEQLASMQEITSSSNELSAMAGELQQKIEHFNLED; translated from the coding sequence ATGAAGAACTTATTTGAGCGCATTACACAAGCACTATTGTCCCGTTCCCTGCAGAGAAGAATGATGATGATCTTCTCCATCATGCTTATCCTGCCCATTCTCAGTGTGAGCTACTTCTCTTACGCCAGTTCCAAGCAGGAGCTGGAGCTTAAGATGCAGGAAACCACACGGTCGAGCGTGGGTCTGCTGAACACCACGATTCAGGAGATGGTAGGTTCGACTGAACGCAATATTTCACAGCTCAGCCAGCAGATCTCTTCACCGGAAGTCAGCGGCAAGCCCGCAGAAATACGGACGTTGATTGAACTGTTCGTCAAGGAACACCCTGAACTGGAGATCCTTACTGTGGGAAATAATAACGGAGACTGGATGAAAGCACCCGACCCGGGTGCTCAGGAGTATGATCCACGAACCCGCGACTGGTACAAGGCTTCCATGAATAATCCGGGCGAAATCACAATTATTGACCCCTTCGCTTCGGCTACAACCGGCAATTATAATCTTTATGTCTCCAAGACACTGACTGACGGCCAGGGCGCACTGACAGCCAGTATTAATCTGGCTCACCTGGGAGACGTAGTTAAGCAGATCAAGCTGGGCAAGGACGGCTATATTTATATAGCCGACCGCAATCATAAATTCGTCTCACATCCGACCAAAAAAGCGGGTGAGGATATAGCCCCTGAAGTCATAAAGCTGCTGGAGAATGGGAATGGTGAAATCGCTTATGTCAATCCGGATACCGGAGGCCAGATGCGGGGCTTCTACACTACCGATGAAGCGACTGGTTTCATTATCGTGGGCGTACTCGCCACTGAGGAATTCTCGGATGCATCCCTGCCTATCCTGTACACAGGCCTGACGGTGCTCGGCATCGCGTTGGTGGCGGCTCTGGTTCTGATGTATCTGGCGGTCCGCACCATTACGAAGCCGATCCTTGTGCTCAACCGTTCTGCGCGCCGGGTCAGCGAAGGCCATCTAAACGAGCAGATTCAGATCAAACGCAAGGATGAGATCGGCCAGCTGGCCGAGAATTACAATCTGATGGTCAGTTCGCTGCGCGGCATAGTGGTTGGTATTTCGGAAACCTCGGGCCAACTATCGGCCTCCAGCCAGGAGCTGTCCGCGACCACCGAAGAGAATTCACGGGCTGTAGAATACGTCACCGAGCTGGTGCAGGATTCACTCACCGGAGCGGAGACTCAGACTGCAGCTATGGCAGAAACCTCGCGGGCGATGGAGGAGATGTCTTCCGGCATCCAAAAGATAGCCGAAGCTGCCGCTTCCATCGTAGACTCCTCGGGGGATACCATTCAAGATGTGCAGACAGGCAACCTCAAGGTAGAGCAGGTCAGCCGTCAGATGGATGCCATCCGGGAATCAACCCTCTATTCCTCCGGGCTGATCGGACAGTTGAACGGCCTCAATGCACAGGTTTCGGAGATGAGCTCCGCGATTTCCAATATCGCCGTTCAGACCAATCTGCTCTCGCTGAATGCCGGAATCGAGGCTGCCCGCGCCGGTGAACATGGCAGAGGGTTCGCTGTGGTAGCCACAGAGGTAAGGAAGCTGGCTGACCAGTCCAAATCCACGGCAGGCAGCATCCAGGAGACGATTGAGCAGATGACCGAGCTGATCAACCAGACCTATGATGCGATCCACCACCGCGTATCTGCCGATGTAGAGCTGGGAATCCAGGTGACGACAGAAGCCAAGGAAGCTTTCAGCAGCATTAAACAGTCCACCTCCAAGATTAGCGGGCAGATTCACGATATCTCGGCCATCACCGAGCAGATGTCTGCAGGAGCCGAAGAGATCGCCGCCTCCGTCCAGGAGATAGCCGACATCTCCCGCACTACTTCAGATGCCTTCCAGAGTGTCACTGCCGCGACGGAGGAACAGCTGGCCTCCATGCAGGAGATCACCAGCTCATCCAACGAGCTGTCCGCCATGGCCGGTGAACTGCAGCAGAAGATTGAACACTTTAATCTTGAAGATTAG
- a CDS encoding dihydrolipoamide acetyltransferase family protein has protein sequence MAKFEYRFPELGEGLHEGEIIKMHIKAGDKVTDDDIVMEVQNDKAVVEVPCPVNGTVLEVFTKDGQVCRVGEVVAIIDAEGDVPEQEAPAGDHGSQEADAAKGSADTTSSPAATSPADAKEGGAAPSADAVPAPDRDVLATPGVRKFARDNSVDISKVTGSGKNGKITQEDVEAFLNGGGSAAPAAPAAEAPKSEAKAAAPAAASSGNVSMEEERVPFKGIRKAISNAMVKSAYTAPHVTIMDEVDVTELVAFRARMKPVAEKKGVKVTYLPFIVKALVAASRQFPALNAMIDEESNEIVYKKYYNIGIATDTANGLIVPVIKDADRKSIWMIASSISDLALRGRDGKLAPNEMKGSTISISNIGSAGGMFFTPIINFPEVAILGTGRITEKPVVKNGEIVAAPVMALSLSFDHRIIDGATAQNFMNYIKTLLANPDMLVMEV, from the coding sequence TTGGCTAAATTTGAGTACCGGTTCCCGGAACTGGGCGAAGGCTTGCATGAAGGTGAAATTATCAAAATGCATATTAAAGCCGGAGATAAAGTTACAGACGACGATATCGTGATGGAGGTTCAGAACGATAAAGCCGTAGTAGAGGTACCTTGTCCGGTTAACGGCACCGTGCTGGAAGTATTCACGAAAGATGGACAGGTATGCCGTGTTGGCGAGGTTGTAGCCATCATTGATGCCGAAGGCGATGTTCCTGAACAAGAAGCACCAGCCGGTGACCATGGCTCCCAGGAAGCAGACGCTGCCAAAGGTAGCGCAGACACAACTTCTTCTCCTGCAGCTACCAGCCCTGCCGATGCCAAAGAAGGCGGAGCAGCACCTAGTGCAGATGCTGTCCCAGCACCTGACCGTGATGTTCTGGCTACGCCTGGCGTGCGCAAGTTCGCCCGTGATAACAGTGTAGACATTTCCAAAGTGACCGGATCCGGCAAGAACGGCAAGATCACCCAGGAAGATGTGGAAGCATTCCTGAACGGTGGCGGTTCCGCAGCACCGGCTGCTCCTGCAGCAGAAGCTCCTAAATCGGAAGCCAAGGCAGCAGCACCGGCAGCAGCTTCTTCCGGCAATGTAAGCATGGAAGAAGAACGCGTACCATTTAAGGGTATCCGCAAAGCGATCTCCAATGCGATGGTTAAGTCGGCTTACACCGCACCACACGTAACCATTATGGACGAAGTGGACGTTACCGAGCTGGTAGCTTTCCGTGCCCGTATGAAGCCTGTAGCCGAGAAAAAAGGCGTGAAAGTAACATACCTGCCGTTTATTGTTAAGGCTCTGGTTGCGGCTTCCCGTCAATTCCCTGCGCTTAATGCGATGATTGACGAAGAGTCCAATGAGATTGTTTACAAGAAATACTACAACATCGGTATCGCAACAGATACAGCCAACGGCTTGATCGTTCCTGTAATCAAGGATGCCGACCGCAAGAGCATCTGGATGATTGCCAGCAGCATTAGCGATCTGGCTCTGCGTGGACGCGACGGCAAACTGGCTCCGAACGAAATGAAAGGCAGCACAATCTCGATCAGCAACATCGGCTCTGCCGGCGGTATGTTCTTCACTCCGATTATCAACTTCCCTGAAGTTGCAATCCTGGGAACTGGCCGTATTACTGAGAAACCTGTTGTCAAGAACGGCGAAATCGTGGCTGCACCAGTAATGGCGCTATCCCTGAGTTTCGACCACCGTATTATTGATGGCGCAACAGCGCAGAACTTCATGAACTACATCAAAACGCTGCTTGCTAATCCTGACATGTTAGTAATGGAGGTGTAA
- a CDS encoding alpha-ketoacid dehydrogenase subunit beta produces the protein MAQMNMKEAIRDAMRVELNRDPNVLIFGEDVGNVGGVFRVTEGLQKEFGEDRVFDTPLAESAIGGLAVGLGVQGFRPIAEIQFVGFIFEALDQIVIQAARLRWRSGGKYNAPIVFRTPFGGGVKAAELHTDSLEGLIAQSPGIKVVIPSNPYDAKGLLIAAIRDNDPVFFMEHLNLYHAFRAEVPEGEYTVELGKANVVREGSDVTIVTYGMMVHTSTKAAEQLEKEGINVEVIDLRTVSPIDIDTIMASVKKTNRVIVVQEAQKSAGVAAEVIAQINEKGILHLEAPVLRIAGPDTVFPFAQIEDTWMPNPARIIAGVKKVLEF, from the coding sequence ATGGCACAAATGAATATGAAAGAAGCGATCCGTGACGCAATGCGCGTTGAACTGAATCGTGATCCTAACGTTCTTATCTTCGGAGAGGATGTTGGTAATGTAGGCGGCGTATTCCGCGTAACGGAAGGGCTGCAGAAAGAATTCGGCGAAGACCGTGTATTCGATACTCCACTGGCTGAGTCCGCTATCGGCGGTCTGGCAGTAGGATTGGGTGTACAAGGATTCCGTCCAATCGCAGAAATCCAGTTCGTTGGCTTCATCTTCGAAGCGCTGGACCAAATCGTTATTCAGGCAGCACGTCTCCGCTGGCGCTCCGGCGGTAAATATAATGCACCGATTGTCTTCCGCACCCCGTTCGGCGGCGGCGTTAAGGCAGCTGAGCTGCACACTGACTCTCTGGAAGGCCTGATTGCACAGAGCCCCGGGATCAAGGTTGTCATTCCATCCAATCCTTACGATGCCAAAGGTCTTTTGATTGCTGCTATCCGCGATAATGACCCGGTATTCTTCATGGAGCACTTGAATCTGTACCATGCTTTCCGCGCTGAAGTGCCTGAAGGTGAATACACTGTTGAGCTTGGCAAAGCAAACGTTGTGCGTGAAGGTTCCGATGTTACGATCGTAACTTACGGCATGATGGTGCATACTTCCACCAAAGCAGCTGAACAGCTGGAGAAGGAAGGCATCAACGTTGAAGTTATTGACCTGCGTACAGTAAGCCCAATCGACATCGACACCATCATGGCGTCCGTGAAAAAAACCAACCGTGTAATCGTGGTTCAGGAAGCGCAGAAGAGTGCCGGCGTTGCCGCTGAAGTGATCGCTCAGATCAATGAAAAAGGCATTCTTCACCTGGAAGCTCCAGTGCTCCGCATTGCTGGTCCTGACACCGTGTTCCCGTTCGCACAGATCGAAGACACCTGGATGCCTAACCCTGCACGTATTATTGCAGGCGTGAAGAAAGTTCTGGAATTTTAA
- a CDS encoding dihydrofolate reductase, protein MSISLIWAMGKNQVIGKDNQLPWHLPLDFAYFKAQTLGKKILMGRKTWDSLGGKALKGRTSFVMTRDSDFAPEGATVIHTLEEAVAEGRKDGELMVIGGAEIYGMLLPYADKLMVTIIEEQFEGDSFFPEVDWSLWEEVSNIEGIRDEKNPHQYRFLIYERRN, encoded by the coding sequence ATGAGCATCAGCCTGATATGGGCGATGGGGAAGAATCAGGTTATCGGCAAGGATAATCAGCTGCCCTGGCATTTGCCGCTGGATTTTGCTTATTTCAAAGCACAGACGTTAGGCAAAAAAATCCTGATGGGCCGAAAAACCTGGGATTCACTTGGCGGAAAGGCCTTGAAAGGCAGAACTAGCTTTGTCATGACCCGGGATTCCGATTTCGCTCCGGAAGGGGCGACTGTCATCCATACACTTGAGGAAGCTGTGGCTGAAGGCAGAAAAGACGGAGAACTGATGGTCATCGGCGGTGCAGAGATTTACGGAATGCTGCTGCCTTATGCCGACAAGCTGATGGTAACCATTATTGAGGAGCAATTTGAGGGAGATTCGTTCTTCCCTGAAGTAGACTGGAGTCTCTGGGAAGAAGTGTCCAATATTGAAGGGATTCGGGATGAGAAGAACCCGCATCAGTACCGTTTCTTAATTTATGAACGCAGGAATTAA
- the thyA gene encoding thymidylate synthase produces MRKYLELLQDVLDEGTAKSDRTGTGTLSVFGRQLRFNLAEGFPLVTTKRIHLKSVVHELLWFLKGETNTAYLKEKGVSIWDEWADENGELGPVYGSQWRNWKSADGRHIDQISAVIESIKQNPDSRRHIVSAWNVGEIDQMKLPPCHFVFQFYVADGKLSCMLTMRSVDTFLGLPFNIASYALLTHMVAQQTGLEVGDFIWSGGDVHIYTNHLEQVNTQLQREPYPLPKLVIRNKPDSIFDYTFEDFEFADYVYHPAIKAPVAI; encoded by the coding sequence GTGCGTAAATATTTAGAACTGCTTCAGGATGTATTGGATGAAGGGACGGCCAAAAGCGACCGTACGGGCACGGGTACATTATCCGTCTTCGGCCGCCAGCTGCGCTTTAATCTGGCTGAAGGGTTCCCGCTGGTTACTACGAAACGCATCCATCTTAAATCGGTGGTGCACGAGCTGCTATGGTTCCTTAAAGGAGAGACGAACACGGCCTATCTGAAGGAGAAGGGTGTCTCCATCTGGGACGAATGGGCGGATGAGAATGGAGAGCTGGGGCCGGTCTATGGCTCGCAGTGGCGGAACTGGAAGAGCGCAGACGGACGCCACATCGACCAGATCTCGGCGGTTATTGAGTCCATCAAGCAGAACCCGGATTCACGGCGTCATATCGTCAGTGCCTGGAATGTGGGCGAGATTGACCAGATGAAGCTGCCACCTTGCCATTTCGTCTTTCAATTCTATGTAGCGGACGGGAAGCTGTCCTGCATGCTGACCATGCGTTCGGTAGACACCTTCCTCGGCTTGCCTTTCAATATCGCCAGCTATGCGCTGCTGACTCATATGGTTGCCCAGCAGACCGGACTTGAAGTTGGAGACTTCATCTGGTCGGGCGGGGATGTGCACATCTACACGAATCACCTGGAGCAGGTAAACACACAGCTGCAGCGTGAACCGTATCCGTTGCCGAAGCTGGTCATCCGCAACAAGCCGGACAGTATTTTTGACTATACCTTTGAAGACTTTGAATTTGCCGATTATGTCTATCACCCTGCAATTAAAGCTCCGGTAGCCATCTAA